Proteins encoded within one genomic window of Episyrphus balteatus chromosome 1, idEpiBalt1.1, whole genome shotgun sequence:
- the LOC129906964 gene encoding uncharacterized protein LOC129906964, whose product MTSNDEKNPLSSINVFVLKKSIDSISKEYESISQLRDGSILILTKNKRIADKFKAVTKITDNCPVTVKYHDRLNSCKGIVFAPILINVPEKEIVDEMATQGITAVYKFTKNIEGKQRPTGLMLFTFDLYKPPPTVEMGFYREKVKEYIPNPMRCRKCQILGHTIKWCTREEVCATCNLQPHDNAPESCTRVMCANCPQTEEPHPSSSNKCPKYIKNKDILTIKTRNKCSMAEARLLYYNLKPNQENFNITSFNEKAKTGNISALDNAISLEKRKTIVSTSHSNVQSSSSSSLKTHSSSSLLSTSNLPPKSSTNVQNNLSDKHSTNNLIHKTSNNYISKPASTVNKNNENTNSITLKNNN is encoded by the coding sequence ATGACCTCGAACGATGAAAAGAATCCTCTTTCAAGCATAAAtgtttttgtactgaaaaaatcTATAGATTCGATAAGTAAAGAATATGAAAGTATTTCTCAGCTTCGTGATGGAAGCATACTAATTCTcactaaaaacaaaagaattgcTGATAAATTTAAGGCGGTTACTAAAATAACTGATAATTGCCCAGTTACAGTGAAATATCACGATCGTCTTAACTCCTGTAAAGGAATCGTGTTCGCTCCGATACTTATTAATGTGCCAGAAAAAGAAATTGTTGATGAAATGGCTACACAAGGAATTACAGCAGTATACAAGTTTACCAAAAATATTGAAGGTAAGCAGCGTCCCACGGGACTGATGCTTTTCACCTTTGATTTGTATAAACCACCTCCAACTGTCGAAATGGGCTTTTATAGAGAAAAGGTTAAGGAATACATCCCTAACCCGATGCGTTGTCGCAAATGTCAAATACTTGGTCATACAATTAAATGGTGCACCAGAGAAGAAGTTTGTGCTACTTGCAATCTCCAACCACATGATAATGCCCCTGAGAGCTGCACACGTGTTATGTGTGCAAACTGCCCCCAAACGGAAGAACCACATCCATCTTCATCCAATAAATGCCccaaatacattaaaaataaagacattctAACAATAAAGACAAGAAATAAATGCAGTATGGCTGAAGCCAGACTCTTATATTATAACCTCAAACCAAACCAAGAAAATTTCAACATAACCTCCTTCaatgaaaaagcaaaaacaGGTAACATCTCTGCTTTAGATAATGCCATTTCACTTGAAAAGCGCAAAACAATCGTATCTACCTCTCACTCTAACGTACAATCCTCCTCTTCATCTTCTCTTAAAACTCATTCTTCCTCTTCTCTCCTTAGTACATCAAATTTGCCACCAAAATCATCAACGAATGTTCAAAATAACCTTTCTGATAAACACAGCACAAATAATTTAATCCACAAAACCTCTAATAACTATATCTCTAAACCCGCTTCAACcgtaaataaaaacaacgaaaacaCAAACTCAATTACTCTTAAAAATAACAACTaa